A region from the Sorex araneus isolate mSorAra2 chromosome 6, mSorAra2.pri, whole genome shotgun sequence genome encodes:
- the LOC129405916 gene encoding basic proline-rich protein-like: MGQTRIQPLPPKVHIWNRKPGKDLFIHQLDERGGNRLTSHGPRRDGAGYSRLPPPGPAVSSKPLLRLRVRGKGFPSPPKPRKGRGNPDSRPLAPRHVFHFTINACGGGGEKRKEPSASPANPKLHSGTVWRHPTPDPPSGSLEPPVSPGDRAQAKTVHPAAAPRAGAAAQQMNEPGPLNVWALPRRRQPRASPGPEPSAGRFLPRGAAGRGAGRPRGAGSRAPPPPQGPRGAPGRAAPAPGGPGASRSLARPPARPPARSAGRRSLSGPAASASPPDSPRPARGQGKDPDARPEPVRHPPLSEQRAAATKPSPPPPPPPATAAPGAARTGPDCVTRCSPSEARSGAPPSLAAHWRTAPPL; encoded by the exons ATGGGGCAGACCCGCATCCAACCGCTGCCACCAAAAGTTCACATTTGGAACCGGAAACCAGGCAAGGACTTGTTCATCCATCAACTGGATGAGCGCGGGGGCAACCGTCTGACTTCTCACGGTCCGAGGCGCG ACGGCGCGGGCTACTCCCGGCTGCCGCCTCCGGGCCCCGCAGTCAGCTCCAAGCCTCTCCTGAGACTTAGGGTCAGGGGCAAGGGGTTTCCTTCACCTCCCAAACCCCGCAAGGGCCGTGGAAACCCGGATTCCCGCCCGCTCGCCCCCCGCCATGTGTTTCATTTCACAATAAACGcgtgcggtgggggtggggagaagcggAAAGAACCTTCCGCGTCCCCCGCCAACCCCAAGCTTCACTCAGGTACCGTCTGGAGGCACCCAACTCCCGACCCACCCAGCGGGAGCCTGGAGCCGCCAGTTTCCCCGGGGGACCGAGCCCAGGCGAAGACGGTCCATCCCGCCGCGGCCCCCCGCGCCGGAGCCGCTGCCCAGCAAATGAATGAGCCCGGCCCGCTCAACGTCTGGGCGCTCCCTCGGCGTCGGCAGCCACGGGCGAGTCCGGGCCCAGAGCCCAGCGCCGGCCGATTCCTTCCCAGAGGCGCCGCGGGCCGAGgcgcggggcggccgcggggcgcggggtcgcgggccccgccccctccgcagGGCCCGCGGGGCGCCCCGGGGCGCGCGGCGCCGGCGCCCGGAGGGCCTGGGGCGTCCCGCTCGCTcgctcgcccgcccgcccgcccgccggcgcGCTCCGCGGGGAGGAGGAGCCTGTCGGGCCCGGCCGCCTCCGCCTCGCCCCCAGACTCACCGCGGCCTGCGCGGGGGCAGGGCAAGGATCCGGACGCAAGGCCTGAGCCCGTCCGCCACCCGCCGCTCAGCGAGCAGCGCGCGGCCGCCACGAAACCGTCGCCTCCGCCACCACCACCGCCAGCGACCGCCGCTCCGGGCGCAGCGCGCACAGGGCCCGACTGCGTCACACGCTGCTCGCCGTCAGAGGCTCGCTCCGGCGCTCCGCCCTCGCTCGCTGCACATTGGCGGACGGCACCGCCACTCTAG